A window from Azoarcus sp. DD4 encodes these proteins:
- a CDS encoding GntR family transcriptional regulator, with product MNMPDAEGLLLADKAFLALRDLLTSGGLRAGQFVSMPDLMRTLGMPMAPVREAVKRAESAALVRILPKRGVAVMEATPALIRDCFHLRTILDQEGARELVRGGAGNRLDALRATHQRVLDAARGGITSALQREAMQVDWDLHTALAEALDNDSVREIYARNRDRISVMQHSRPLLPDRIVPAMEEHLVILDAIAGGDETLAATAVRDHYRQTLRWWGIIV from the coding sequence ATGAACATGCCGGACGCCGAAGGCCTGCTGCTGGCCGACAAGGCTTTTCTTGCGCTGCGCGACCTGCTCACCAGCGGCGGTCTGCGCGCGGGGCAGTTCGTGTCGATGCCCGACCTGATGCGCACGCTGGGCATGCCGATGGCGCCGGTGCGCGAGGCGGTCAAGCGGGCGGAATCGGCCGCGCTGGTCCGCATCCTGCCCAAGCGCGGCGTGGCGGTCATGGAGGCGACGCCGGCCTTGATCCGCGACTGTTTCCATCTGCGCACCATCCTCGACCAGGAAGGCGCCCGCGAGCTGGTGCGCGGCGGTGCCGGCAATCGGCTCGATGCCCTGCGCGCTACCCACCAGCGGGTGCTCGATGCGGCGCGCGGGGGCATCACCTCTGCGTTGCAGCGCGAGGCGATGCAGGTCGACTGGGATCTGCACACCGCCCTGGCCGAAGCCCTGGACAACGACAGCGTGCGCGAAATCTACGCGCGCAACCGCGACCGCATCTCGGTGATGCAGCACTCGCGCCCGCTGCTGCCGGACCGCATCGTGCCGGCGATGGAAGAGCACCTCGTCATCCTGGACGCGATCGCCGGCGGCGACGAAACCCTTGCCGCCACCGCGGTGCGCGACCACTACCGCCAGACCCTGCGCTGGTGGGGCATCATCGTCTGA
- a CDS encoding ureidoglycolate lyase, producing the protein MDTITPHRLTVEPLSREAFAPYGEVIEASEAVQHFTINAGNTERYHDLAEIAPGPDGRVIVSIFRGQPRALPFRVAMMERHPLASQAFIPMSGRPYLVVVAPAGAPPAVDDLRVFLARGDQGVNYATGVWHHPLLALDAVCDFLVVDRAGPGHNCDEVVIEPAGVILAAD; encoded by the coding sequence ATGGACACGATCACCCCACACCGGCTTACCGTCGAACCGCTCAGCCGCGAGGCCTTCGCCCCCTATGGCGAGGTCATCGAGGCGAGCGAGGCGGTGCAGCACTTCACCATCAACGCCGGCAACACCGAGCGCTACCACGACCTCGCCGAGATCGCGCCGGGGCCGGACGGCCGGGTGATCGTCTCGATCTTCCGCGGCCAGCCGCGTGCGCTGCCCTTCCGGGTGGCGATGATGGAGCGCCATCCGCTCGCCTCCCAGGCCTTCATCCCGATGTCGGGACGGCCCTATCTGGTGGTGGTCGCGCCGGCGGGCGCACCGCCCGCGGTGGACGACCTGCGCGTCTTCCTCGCCCGCGGCGACCAGGGCGTGAACTACGCCACCGGTGTCTGGCACCACCCGCTGCTCGCGCTCGACGCAGTCTGCGACTTCCTCGTCGTCGATCGCGCCGGGCCAGGGCATAACTGCGACGAGGTCGTGATCGAACCGGCCGGCGTCATCCTCGCGGCGGACTGA
- the puuE gene encoding allantoinase PuuE produces the protein MSKPDPAYPRDLVGYGRNPPHADWPGRARIAVQFVLNYEEGGENSVLHGDPGSEQFLSEMFSPASYPDRHLSMEGIYEYGSRVGVWRILREFERRGLPMTIFGVSMALERHPELTAAFRELGHEIACHGWRWIHYQNTPEAVEREHMRIGMEIIERLTGERALGWYTGRDSPNTRRLVADYGGFLYDSDYYGDDLPFWTEVRKTDGNTVPHLIVPYTLDTNDMRFSLPQGFSHGDEFFEYLKDAFDVMYAEGEERPAMLSIGMHCRLLGRPGRFKALQRFLDHVEKHDRVWVCRRVDIARHWIEHHPYKPQA, from the coding sequence ATGAGCAAACCCGATCCCGCCTACCCCCGCGACCTCGTCGGCTACGGCCGCAACCCGCCGCACGCCGACTGGCCGGGCCGCGCCCGCATCGCGGTGCAGTTCGTGCTCAACTACGAGGAGGGTGGCGAGAACAGCGTGCTGCACGGCGACCCCGGCAGCGAGCAGTTCCTGTCCGAGATGTTCAGCCCGGCGAGCTACCCCGACCGTCATCTTTCGATGGAAGGCATCTACGAGTACGGCTCGCGCGTCGGCGTGTGGCGCATCCTGCGGGAATTCGAACGCCGCGGCCTGCCGATGACCATCTTCGGCGTGTCCATGGCGCTCGAACGCCACCCGGAACTCACCGCCGCCTTCCGCGAACTCGGCCACGAGATCGCCTGCCACGGCTGGCGCTGGATCCACTACCAGAACACGCCGGAAGCGGTCGAACGCGAGCACATGCGCATCGGCATGGAGATCATCGAACGGCTGACCGGCGAGCGCGCGCTCGGCTGGTACACCGGCCGCGACTCGCCCAACACCCGCCGCCTGGTGGCGGACTACGGCGGCTTCCTGTACGACTCGGACTACTACGGCGACGACCTGCCGTTCTGGACCGAAGTGCGGAAGACCGACGGCAACACCGTGCCCCACCTGATCGTGCCCTACACGCTGGACACCAACGACATGCGCTTCTCGCTGCCGCAGGGCTTCTCGCACGGCGACGAGTTCTTCGAATACCTGAAGGACGCCTTCGACGTGATGTATGCAGAGGGCGAGGAACGCCCGGCGATGCTGAGCATAGGCATGCACTGCCGCCTGCTCGGCCGCCCGGGGCGCTTCAAGGCGCTGCAGCGCTTCCTCGACCATGTCGAAAAGCACGACCGCGTGTGGGTCTGCCGCCGGGTGGATATCGCGCGGCACTGGATCGAACACCACCCCTACAAGCCGCAGGCTTGA
- a CDS encoding aspartate/glutamate racemase family protein — protein MHIRLINPNTTASMTGKIGAAAARVAGAGTRISATNPEAGPVSVESHFDEAISAVGVLEEIRRGEREGCDAYIIACFGDPGLLAARELTRAPVLGIAEAAFHLATLIATRFSVVTTLGRTCIIAEHLLQNYGFAHHCRRVRAAEIPVLELEDDGACALGRIIDECRRARDEDGIGAIVLGCGGMADLTAEIRDAVGLPIVEGVTAAVKLAESLVSLGLGTSKYGDLAFPRPKRFTGRFDYLGN, from the coding sequence ATGCACATCAGGCTCATCAACCCCAACACCACGGCCAGCATGACCGGGAAGATAGGTGCGGCGGCGGCGCGCGTCGCCGGTGCCGGCACGCGCATTTCGGCGACCAACCCGGAGGCCGGCCCGGTGTCGGTCGAAAGCCATTTCGACGAGGCGATCAGCGCGGTCGGCGTGCTTGAAGAGATCCGCCGCGGCGAACGGGAGGGCTGCGACGCCTACATCATCGCCTGCTTTGGCGACCCCGGCCTGCTCGCCGCGCGCGAGTTGACCCGCGCCCCGGTGCTGGGCATCGCCGAGGCGGCCTTCCATCTGGCGACCCTGATCGCCACCCGCTTCTCGGTGGTCACCACGCTGGGGCGCACCTGCATCATCGCCGAGCATCTGCTACAGAACTACGGCTTCGCCCACCATTGCCGGCGGGTGCGCGCGGCGGAGATCCCGGTGCTGGAACTGGAGGACGATGGCGCCTGCGCGCTTGGCCGCATCATCGACGAATGCCGCCGCGCGCGCGACGAGGATGGCATCGGCGCCATCGTGCTCGGCTGCGGCGGCATGGCCGACCTCACCGCCGAGATCCGCGATGCGGTCGGCCTGCCCATCGTCGAGGGCGTGACCGCGGCGGTGAAGCTGGCGGAATCGCTGGTCAGCCTCGGCCTGGGCACCAGCAAGTACGGCGATCTCGCCTTTCCGCGCCCTAAGCGCTTCACCGGCCGCTTCGACTACCTCGGCAACTGA
- the alc gene encoding allantoicase has translation MASHTPGAPVFAPPADLPDWALRSVDLASTRLGAQALYASDDFFAEVARMLNPEPAQFVPGKFDTNGKWMDGWESRRKRVAGHDWALVKLGVRGVIRGFDVDTSHFTGNYPPAVSIEACVSESDEVETLKAATWTEILPATPLGPNSHHLIECASQAAWTHLRVNIYPDGGIARLRVYGRPVGGLERAAPDALVDLVAMENGGRAVSWNDASFGSSASALLLPGRGVNMGDGWETRRRREPGNDWCVIELGAPGIVERIEVDTAFFKGNYPDRCSVQAAFVSGGTDRSITTQSMFWATLLPEQKLEMDAIHSFTELAKLGPITHVRFNIFPDGGVSRLRLWGKVAPR, from the coding sequence ATGGCCAGCCACACCCCCGGCGCCCCCGTTTTCGCGCCCCCTGCCGACCTGCCCGACTGGGCACTGCGTTCGGTCGATCTCGCCAGCACCCGCCTCGGCGCCCAGGCGCTGTACGCCTCCGACGACTTCTTCGCCGAGGTCGCCCGCATGCTCAATCCCGAGCCCGCCCAGTTCGTCCCCGGCAAGTTCGACACCAACGGCAAGTGGATGGACGGCTGGGAGTCGCGCCGCAAGCGCGTCGCCGGCCACGACTGGGCGCTGGTGAAACTCGGCGTGCGCGGCGTCATCCGCGGCTTCGACGTCGATACCAGCCACTTCACCGGCAACTACCCGCCCGCCGTCTCGATCGAGGCCTGCGTGTCCGAGTCCGACGAGGTCGAGACGCTCAAGGCCGCGACCTGGACCGAGATCCTGCCCGCCACCCCGCTCGGCCCCAACAGCCACCACCTGATCGAGTGCGCCAGCCAGGCGGCCTGGACCCACCTGCGGGTGAACATCTACCCGGACGGCGGCATCGCGCGCCTGCGCGTCTATGGCCGCCCGGTGGGCGGGCTGGAGCGCGCCGCGCCCGATGCGCTGGTCGATCTGGTGGCGATGGAGAACGGCGGCCGTGCGGTCTCCTGGAACGATGCGAGCTTCGGTTCGTCCGCTTCCGCCCTGCTGCTGCCGGGCCGCGGGGTGAACATGGGCGACGGCTGGGAGACGCGGCGGCGCCGCGAGCCGGGCAACGACTGGTGCGTGATCGAACTGGGCGCGCCCGGCATCGTCGAGCGCATCGAGGTCGATACCGCCTTCTTCAAGGGCAACTACCCCGACCGCTGCTCGGTGCAGGCGGCTTTCGTTTCCGGAGGCACCGACCGTTCGATCACCACCCAATCGATGTTCTGGGCGACGCTGCTGCCCGAGCAGAAGCTGGAGATGGATGCCATCCACAGCTTCACCGAACTGGCCAAACTCGGCCCCATCACCCACGTGCGCTTCAACATCTTCCCCGACGGCGGCGTCTCGCGCCTGCGCCTGTGGGGCAAGGTCGCCCCGCGCTGA
- a CDS encoding C4-dicarboxylate transporter DctA, protein MHKRFHKTLFGQVVIALILGIIVGAVWPEFAAKLKPLGDGFIKLIKMIIAPLVFCVVVHGICSTGDLKKVGRVGVKALVYFEIVTTFALALGVLLAYVLQPGVGMNVDPASLDASAMAGYTEKVAQATSTIDFLMKIIPATFIDAFAKGDILQVLLIAILFGCGVAALGERGRPVTAAIDSLAHVFFKVIGFIVKLAPLGVLGAIAFTVGKYGVGSLKQLGMLVVLFYVTCTIFVTVVLGFILRMAGFNIFKLLRYLREELLVVLGTASSDSVLPQVMRKLELMGVKDSTVGLVIPTGYSFNLDGFSIYLTLAAVFIAQATNTPLSMIDLLTILAISLVTSKGAHGVPGSAIVILAATLSAVPAIPAIGLVLVLSVDWFMGMARALTNMIGNCVATVVVGVWEKDIDRKRANQVLNGEITVDLNAPAALDTSEEQARLSTAGPLAVQVEASRA, encoded by the coding sequence ATGCACAAGCGTTTCCACAAGACCCTGTTCGGCCAGGTCGTCATCGCCCTGATCCTGGGCATCATCGTCGGCGCCGTCTGGCCCGAGTTCGCCGCCAAGCTCAAGCCACTCGGCGACGGCTTCATCAAGCTGATCAAGATGATCATCGCGCCGCTGGTGTTCTGCGTCGTGGTCCACGGCATCTGCAGCACCGGCGACCTCAAGAAGGTCGGCCGCGTCGGCGTCAAGGCGCTGGTCTATTTCGAAATCGTCACCACCTTCGCGCTCGCGCTCGGCGTGCTGCTGGCCTATGTGCTGCAGCCCGGTGTCGGCATGAATGTCGACCCGGCCAGCCTCGACGCTTCGGCCATGGCCGGCTACACCGAGAAGGTGGCGCAGGCGACCAGCACCATCGACTTCCTGATGAAAATCATCCCGGCCACCTTCATCGACGCCTTCGCCAAGGGCGACATCCTGCAGGTGCTGCTGATCGCCATCCTGTTCGGCTGCGGCGTGGCGGCGCTGGGCGAACGCGGCCGCCCGGTGACCGCGGCGATCGACAGCCTGGCGCATGTGTTCTTCAAGGTGATCGGCTTCATCGTCAAGCTCGCGCCGCTCGGCGTGCTCGGCGCCATCGCCTTCACCGTCGGCAAGTACGGCGTCGGCTCGCTCAAGCAGCTCGGCATGCTGGTGGTGCTGTTCTACGTCACCTGCACGATCTTCGTGACCGTCGTGCTCGGCTTCATCCTGCGCATGGCCGGCTTCAACATCTTCAAGCTGCTGCGTTACCTGCGCGAAGAGCTGCTGGTGGTGCTCGGCACCGCATCGTCGGATTCCGTGCTGCCGCAGGTGATGCGCAAGCTCGAACTCATGGGCGTCAAGGATTCCACCGTCGGCCTGGTCATCCCCACCGGCTATTCCTTCAACCTCGACGGCTTCTCCATCTACCTGACCCTGGCCGCGGTCTTCATCGCCCAGGCCACCAACACCCCGCTGTCGATGATAGACCTGCTCACCATCCTGGCGATCTCGCTGGTCACCTCCAAGGGCGCGCACGGCGTGCCGGGTTCGGCCATCGTCATCCTCGCCGCCACGCTGTCGGCGGTGCCGGCGATTCCCGCCATCGGCCTGGTGCTGGTGCTGTCGGTGGACTGGTTCATGGGCATGGCGCGTGCGCTCACCAACATGATCGGCAACTGCGTCGCCACCGTCGTGGTCGGCGTGTGGGAGAAGGACATCGACCGCAAGCGCGCCAACCAGGTGCTGAACGGCGAGATCACGGTGGATCTCAACGCCCCCGCGGCGCTCGACACCAGCGAGGAACAGGCCCGCCTCAGCACCGCCGGCCCGCTCGCGGTACAGGTCGAAGCTTCGCGGGCCTAA